A stretch of DNA from Gottschalkia acidurici 9a:
ATAGGTGATAAAAAATGTCGAGAGTATCTAATGCTCTTACTATGTATTTTCTAATACAGGGTAGAAAGATGATCAGTGTTGAAGAATTAGCAAGAGAGCTAGAGGTATCAGAAAGAATGATAAAAAAATATAAAGTAGACCTAGAGATGGCAGGAATATATATAAGTTCTAAGTTAGGTAGATATGGTGGATATTATTTAGAAACCAAAAAGGGTCTAGAAGGTATTGGTCTCACAGAAGAAGAGTTAAATGCTTTAAGAATGGTAAAAGAAACAATAAAAAGTGGGAATTATCATTACAGCGCTAGATTTGAAGCTATAGTTAGCAAATTATTAAAAAAACAGGATGAACTAGAAGATATAAGCTACTATAATAAGGCACTAATAGATTCAGAAGAAACAATAATAAAGGAAAAAAGCTCATGGACAGATATAAATTTAGCTATAAATCAAAAGAAAAAAATAATTATGAAATATAAATCTCTACAACCTCAAAAATTAGAAATAAAAAAGAGAGTAGTACATCCATATGGAATTATTGACTATAAAGGTGCTACATACTTTTATGGGTATTGTGAAATAAGAGAGGATATAAGATTTTTTAAACTATCTAGAATAATAAGTTATGAAATACTAACTGAAACATTTTCTATAAAAGATGATTTTAACTTTGATGAAGTCAGTAAAAAGTTATTTGGAATCTTTAATGATAAAACAATAAACTTAAAATTAAAAGTACATTATCCTATGAATGAAATAATAAAAGAAAAGGAAATAAGTGAAACACAGAAAATAACTGAAATAGATGATAAAACTATGTACTTTGAAGCTGAGATGAGAGGATATACGGAGATAAAATCTTGGATAATGAGCATGGGTAGTAATGCAGAGGTTATAGAACCTGAAGAGCTTAAGGAGGACATATTAAATGAAATTGAAAATTTATTTAAAATATATGGAAAAACTTTTTAATGGTACATTATACTTCCTACATAAGTGCTACAATTAAATAAAAGGTGGTGATAACTTGAGATTTGCAGTTGAATTATTATTAGAAAATGACAGAGTACCCAAAGATAAAAATAGAATTATATTATCTATTTTAAAAAATAATTTTAATTCATACAATAAAGAATACTATGAAAGTCTTTATGAAAAAACAAATAATAATATAAAAGACTTTACTTTTTCTCTATATATGGGACAATGTCAATTTTTAAGAGAAGAAATAGTCATACCTGAAAAAAAGATAATACTAAACTTTTCAGCACATAACTATGAAGATGGAATAATGTTTTATAACTCTTTCTTAAGCAATATAGGTAGATCATATCCTATAAAAGACAATGCTATAAAAGTAAGCAATATAAGTATGAGAAAAGAAAAAACTATATATGGTAATGAAGTAATATTTAAAACTATGTCACCTTTAGTTGCTAGAGAGCATAGAGGAGATAATAAAAAAACTTGGTATCATTCACTTAGGGCAGAAGAGGGACAAGTGATTTTAAAGGAAAACATCAGCTATCAACTTAACAATGTATTTGGTGAAAGGGCGAAATTAGATATAGAAGAAATAGATATAGAAGTGTCACAAAATATTAAAGAAGTGAAAGTAAAAAACTATGGTATAGAAATATTAGGAAATATAGGTTTGTTAAAGATAAATGCAAAACCATATTTATTGGACTATTTATACAAAGCAGGAATAGGTAGTAAACGTAGTAGTGGGTTTGGTATGGTTGATATAGTGTAGGGGGTGAAAAATTGGGGAGTACAATTAAGTTAAGTATGAATGATTGGCTATTTAATGCAGGTCTAGTAGGGATTTATAATATTTTAAAAGAATCAAATTTTGATGTGAAAATAAGTGGACAAGATATTGAGTTTGATTATTCATATTTAGAAAATTTTGAAGAAAGTTATTTTTATTATTTCATAAATAAATATGAAAAGAGCTTGTCTTGGTACAAGATAGTTTCATATGAAGAAAGAATAGAATATCATGAAGAAAGCAACTTTGAGAACTTTAATGAAAAAAGCTTAGAGGATTTAAATAATTATATAAAGAACGTAGCTAAATACTATATAAAAAGTGCTAGTTATAAGTCAACTTATGGTTTATTTAATAATGAGATAGATATTTTAGCTTTGGAAAAAGAACTATCCACTATTACTTTAAGGAAGAAAGAAAGTATAGAAGATAAAATAGTAGAAGTTAAAGATAGATTTGAAAAGCTGAAAGTAATAATTAATTTCTGCAAAAGTGAAAAAGGAAAAAAATACTTAGCTAGCAAAAATGTTATCTATAATATTATAAAAAATTCTTGGAATGGCATAAGTTTTTTAAATCCACAAACTAAAGAGAAAGACGTTTATATAGATTATAAAAACTATTTTGTAGTTCCAACTAAAGAGTATTTAGATGCAGATAAATCTAAATATAAGTATGATTGCTTTATATGCGATAGTAAAATTAAAGACCTGAAAGATGATTTAAGTTTTTTAAATATGATAGGATTTGATGTTAACAGAAAATCATCTCATGTTTGGAATTTTGTAAATGATATAGCTATTTGTTCTTTATGCAAACTTATATACTCATGTGTTCCAGCGGGAATTACCTATGTGTATGATAAAGGCATATATATAAATGATAACTCTAGTATGAAAAATGCAATAGATATAAATCAAAAAATAAAATCTGAAGTACTAAAAACTGATGATAATACTAGAACACTTACTTATAAAGCACTGGTTACATCAATTCAAGAACAATCTAATGATAAAATAAAATATGAGTTAGCTGATATTCAGCTTATAAGATATGAGGACAGTAAGTATAAGTTTAATATACTATCTAAAAAATCATTAAAGGTTATGAGAGATTCAAGAGATAATTTAGATAGTTTAATTAAATGTGGGTTTAAAGAAATAAATACTTATTTTAATATTTATGAACTTGTTATAGACAGTCTATTAAATAGTCAGAATCTTTTTACTTTAATAC
This window harbors:
- a CDS encoding helix-turn-helix transcriptional regulator, encoding MSRVSNALTMYFLIQGRKMISVEELARELEVSERMIKKYKVDLEMAGIYISSKLGRYGGYYLETKKGLEGIGLTEEELNALRMVKETIKSGNYHYSARFEAIVSKLLKKQDELEDISYYNKALIDSEETIIKEKSSWTDINLAINQKKKIIMKYKSLQPQKLEIKKRVVHPYGIIDYKGATYFYGYCEIREDIRFFKLSRIISYEILTETFSIKDDFNFDEVSKKLFGIFNDKTINLKLKVHYPMNEIIKEKEISETQKITEIDDKTMYFEAEMRGYTEIKSWIMSMGSNAEVIEPEELKEDILNEIENLFKIYGKTF
- the cas6 gene encoding CRISPR-associated endoribonuclease Cas6 — encoded protein: MRFAVELLLENDRVPKDKNRIILSILKNNFNSYNKEYYESLYEKTNNNIKDFTFSLYMGQCQFLREEIVIPEKKIILNFSAHNYEDGIMFYNSFLSNIGRSYPIKDNAIKVSNISMRKEKTIYGNEVIFKTMSPLVAREHRGDNKKTWYHSLRAEEGQVILKENISYQLNNVFGERAKLDIEEIDIEVSQNIKEVKVKNYGIEILGNIGLLKINAKPYLLDYLYKAGIGSKRSSGFGMVDIV
- the cas8a1 gene encoding type I-B CRISPR-associated protein Cas8b1/Cst1; translated protein: MGSTIKLSMNDWLFNAGLVGIYNILKESNFDVKISGQDIEFDYSYLENFEESYFYYFINKYEKSLSWYKIVSYEERIEYHEESNFENFNEKSLEDLNNYIKNVAKYYIKSASYKSTYGLFNNEIDILALEKELSTITLRKKESIEDKIVEVKDRFEKLKVIINFCKSEKGKKYLASKNVIYNIIKNSWNGISFLNPQTKEKDVYIDYKNYFVVPTKEYLDADKSKYKYDCFICDSKIKDLKDDLSFLNMIGFDVNRKSSHVWNFVNDIAICSLCKLIYSCVPAGITYVYDKGIYINDNSSMKNAIDINQKIKSEVLKTDDNTRTLTYKALVTSIQEQSNDKIKYELADIQLIRYEDSKYKFNILSKKSLKVMRDSRDNLDSLIKCGFKEINTYFNIYELVIDSLLNSQNLFTLIHRLFMQKLSSPKDSYFNTFHLISMLKINIRFLKGVGYMKDIDKDAIVREGNASGYYLRKKYDSKGSVDKLNGISYRLLNALKTNNVDSFMDTLLNCYLYAKISVPPIMVDSLKSEEEFKTIGYAFVAGLIEGKDEIKENGGKSDEN